The Rhodopseudomonas julia DNA segment AGACGTTCTCTCTTATGATGCCTTGACGGATGCGATCGAAACCATCGTCGCCGAAGGGCATTTCGACCTGGTAGAGACCCTGGCGGAGAAAATCGCCGCCCGGATCCTTGAAGAGCCACTTGCCGAGATCGTCGCGCTTCGGGTGGAAAAGCTCGAATTGGAAAAGGCGCGCGCCGGCACCACGATCATCCGCCGCAAGGGGACGCCTGGCGCATAGGACGCTGAGGGCACCCGCGGCCAGCCGAGGGAGCCGTTCATGGCCGAAACCCACCGCTTCTCAGATCACGACGCCACCGCACAAGCCAAGACCCGCCTGCCGGAATGGCGC contains these protein-coding regions:
- a CDS encoding dihydroneopterin aldolase, whose amino-acid sequence is MWSKAEDMLRLAAHEGADIVFVSEYVLPVRIGAYQRERHGPQKVRFDMTVATRPRAAPPAGEPVKLEDVLSYDALTDAIETIVAEGHFDLVETLAEKIAARILEEPLAEIVALRVEKLELEKARAGTTIIRRKGTPGA